From a region of the Synechococcus sp. PCC 7335 genome:
- a CDS encoding alpha/beta fold hydrolase: MTESWHHDYLDTNGIKLHYVTQGEGPLMLMLHGFPAFWYSWKYQIPEFAQHYKVVALDLRGYNNSDRPKQTSAYRLEALVADIRGAIAALGYDRCILVGHDWGGALAWSVSYAHPQLIEKLVVMNFPHPAKFAAGLRTPQQLLKSAYILFFQLPLLPEILLSANNYEGIAATFSDINQYNPEFTTSDINRFREAAARKGAIKAMLNYYRNLFQGPIFKNQWGQLNVPTCMIWGEDDQAFSKELTYDTDAYVKDLQLHYVSQAAHWVQLDRPDVVNQHVRQYLGYG, encoded by the coding sequence ATGACTGAGTCCTGGCATCACGACTATTTGGATACCAATGGTATTAAACTTCATTACGTTACCCAAGGTGAAGGGCCTCTGATGCTGATGCTACATGGCTTTCCTGCCTTTTGGTATTCATGGAAGTATCAGATACCCGAATTTGCCCAGCACTACAAAGTTGTGGCGTTAGATCTGCGCGGATATAACAATAGCGATAGGCCTAAGCAGACGAGTGCCTATCGGCTTGAAGCACTGGTTGCTGATATTCGAGGGGCGATCGCCGCGCTGGGTTATGACCGCTGCATCCTAGTTGGACATGATTGGGGTGGGGCCTTGGCTTGGTCTGTGAGCTATGCCCATCCCCAACTGATTGAGAAACTCGTTGTGATGAACTTTCCTCATCCTGCTAAGTTCGCTGCTGGATTACGGACTCCACAGCAGCTTCTCAAAAGCGCCTACATTTTGTTTTTTCAGTTGCCACTACTACCGGAAATACTATTATCTGCTAACAATTACGAGGGAATTGCTGCTACGTTTAGTGACATCAATCAATATAACCCGGAATTTACAACTTCTGATATCAATCGTTTTCGAGAAGCTGCTGCCAGAAAAGGGGCCATAAAGGCCATGCTGAATTACTATCGTAATTTATTTCAAGGCCCTATTTTTAAGAACCAATGGGGCCAATTGAATGTGCCCACCTGCATGATTTGGGGGGAAGATGATCAAGCGTTTAGCAAAGAGCTAACCTATGATACGGATGCCTATGTGAAAGATTTACAGCTCCATTATGTGTCTCAGGCGGCTCACTGGGTTCAGCTAGATCGGCCTGATGTTGTAAATCAGCATGTGCGCCAGTATCTGGGGTATGGTTGA
- a CDS encoding DUF6272 family protein: protein MHKTFGSFIEDFPPDRDSLELSFTPTSERIRHRWRSQRLSSHFVADYFINFLPLDEGDPEAEKRIKETKGAISYVTNELLENAMKFNLTGSDHRFKSKVKFGIHFLDETEIVAVMFASNNVSRAGAEKFQMFIRKLLSADPEEMYMQQVEASAEDENAEISGLGFLTMLNDYQAKLGWQFTPLTSRDDFFLVTTMAQIRV, encoded by the coding sequence ATGCACAAAACATTTGGTAGCTTTATTGAAGACTTTCCACCTGATCGTGATTCTTTAGAGCTGAGCTTTACGCCTACTTCTGAGCGGATCAGACACCGCTGGCGATCGCAGCGCCTATCCTCCCATTTTGTAGCTGACTACTTTATCAACTTTCTACCCCTAGACGAAGGTGATCCCGAGGCAGAAAAGAGAATAAAAGAAACAAAAGGGGCTATCAGCTATGTCACTAACGAGCTATTAGAGAATGCCATGAAGTTTAATCTAACTGGAAGTGATCATCGCTTCAAATCGAAGGTGAAGTTTGGCATTCACTTTCTAGATGAGACTGAGATAGTGGCCGTGATGTTTGCTTCTAATAACGTCAGCCGGGCCGGGGCCGAAAAGTTTCAGATGTTTATTAGAAAACTGTTGAGCGCTGATCCTGAGGAGATGTATATGCAGCAAGTAGAAGCTAGCGCCGAAGATGAGAATGCAGAAATATCTGGACTGGGCTTTCTCACCATGCTAAATGACTATCAAGCCAAGCTAGGCTGGCAGTTTACACCGCTGACTTCTAGAGATGATTTTTTTCTGGTGACGACGATGGCTCAAATCCGGGTATAG
- a CDS encoding mechanosensitive ion channel family protein: MLEQLLPFTAGTRAFVISGLLASGLGTALLYFLLFSGLRSLFRRFESDLALVTLNVSAYPALISFVIISLKLTFSKLLSVDGVDDFVDDFERLLSAGLIVSCSYWIVQLFNQVVVYYLKGYTQQSEVMWDDVLLPLLEAVVPVIATVLGAALVLSSFGVDLTGIWVTLGGATFIIGFAVKDILANFFSGVVLLIDTPFQFGDVLKLEDGSIGMLRRIGVRVTQLYMFENHCDMYIPNSVLQGQNITNLSRPTAYYHYVTTVEAPMSCDLEGLKQVMNQVMLAHPDTLGDLDNKLALVDSYFQASETEPLLARQQSVGRSRLLAENEVNLKLEEIDLALSSIVVTLQFAEKGGLTSDEIENIQMEYQSVLRLIGIAVSAEEVGKRLAYRYEETSEDDSLIELIRTWYRVTIRDPHLLDEDEDLIPEEWERRINLLKRRVQRLHQKIERPEREETRLDDYVLDLRQWLKDRFKTPRRKWQEPKVLMKALKHNDEGTAYLDFTLSFFVDDIKLENGKRGDRISSQIYQEVVRYLKQTTQPVMALSS; this comes from the coding sequence ATGCTAGAACAACTGCTTCCATTTACAGCAGGTACACGCGCATTTGTGATCAGTGGACTGCTAGCGTCCGGGTTAGGAACGGCGCTGCTTTACTTTTTGCTGTTTAGCGGGTTGCGATCGCTCTTTCGTCGATTCGAGAGCGATCTAGCCCTAGTCACACTTAACGTCTCTGCCTACCCAGCACTGATTAGCTTTGTGATAATCAGTTTAAAACTCACCTTCTCAAAGCTGCTATCCGTTGATGGGGTGGATGATTTTGTAGACGACTTTGAGCGGCTGCTAAGCGCTGGGCTAATTGTCTCTTGTAGCTACTGGATAGTTCAGCTATTTAATCAAGTTGTTGTTTATTATCTAAAAGGCTATACACAGCAGTCAGAGGTAATGTGGGACGACGTACTGTTGCCATTACTAGAAGCTGTTGTCCCTGTGATTGCTACAGTCTTGGGCGCAGCGCTAGTGCTCAGCTCTTTTGGCGTTGATCTTACAGGGATTTGGGTAACGCTTGGCGGTGCAACTTTTATCATCGGTTTTGCGGTAAAAGATATTCTGGCTAATTTCTTTAGTGGTGTGGTGCTGTTGATCGATACGCCTTTTCAGTTTGGTGATGTGCTCAAGCTAGAAGATGGTTCGATTGGTATGCTGCGCCGTATTGGTGTTCGAGTCACGCAGCTATACATGTTTGAAAATCACTGCGACATGTACATTCCTAACAGCGTGCTGCAAGGGCAAAACATCACTAATCTAAGCAGGCCGACTGCCTACTACCACTATGTCACTACCGTCGAAGCACCGATGAGCTGTGATCTAGAAGGACTAAAGCAGGTGATGAATCAGGTGATGCTCGCTCATCCCGATACGCTAGGCGATCTTGATAACAAGCTAGCGCTTGTAGATTCCTATTTTCAAGCCTCTGAGACGGAACCTTTGCTAGCCAGACAGCAGTCAGTAGGGCGATCGCGACTGCTAGCAGAAAACGAAGTGAACTTGAAACTAGAAGAAATTGATTTAGCGCTAAGCTCTATTGTGGTGACTTTACAGTTTGCCGAAAAGGGAGGATTGACTAGCGACGAGATCGAAAACATTCAGATGGAATATCAAAGTGTTCTACGCTTGATTGGCATCGCAGTTAGCGCTGAAGAAGTGGGTAAGCGCCTCGCCTATCGCTACGAAGAAACCTCAGAAGACGATAGCCTGATTGAGCTAATTCGCACCTGGTATCGCGTGACCATTCGCGATCCTCACCTATTAGACGAGGATGAAGATCTCATTCCAGAAGAGTGGGAACGACGGATCAATCTTCTAAAGCGACGCGTTCAGCGACTGCATCAAAAGATAGAGCGACCCGAACGCGAAGAGACCCGGCTAGATGACTATGTGCTTGACCTGCGACAGTGGCTAAAAGATCGCTTCAAAACCCCTCGCAGGAAGTGGCAAGAGCCTAAGGTGCTAATGAAGGCGCTAAAGCATAACGATGAAGGCACTGCCTATTTGGATTTTACGCTGAGCTTTTTTGTAGATGATATTAAGCTAGAGAATGGTAAGAGAGGCGATCGCATCAGCAGCCAAATCTATCAAGAAGTCGTTCGCTATCTAAAGCAAACGACTCAGCCAGTGATGGCATTGTCAAGTTAG
- a CDS encoding SpoIIE family protein phosphatase translates to MKQLFSSHSKNFHVPLRRVLIVPFVLQLCATVGVVGYLSFRTGQRAVQTLTSQLRTEVSARIQSELEGYFEIPHEINRLNAAALLEGTLDIANGSTGESQMYQQMRISPNIAFVYCGNREGDFFGVLRSPDDGSLQLSYSNLSTLRRRQYYAMNVLGKRTSFLREIDAYFNARRRPWYQDALRAERPTWTDVYLAFTTGLPNITASTPVYNRQGRSLIGVCATDVVLPEEFRSFLQTLEIGKSGQAFVVDRQGRLVSSSVEESATVTKVTGDADLLSAADSSNALVRGTTEYIAERFGGFGEIRRSQQLTFRLNGQRQFVQVLPFSDDKGLDWLIVVTIPEADFMGQIYSNIRNTFGLAILALGIAVGVGVLTTRWLTQPVLRLTEASREIADGKLSQQVDESIRVNELRTLAHSFNRMTSQLKTSFETLEDKVKERTADLAGANQQITRLNEKLKNENLRMSAELDAVRQIQQLILPRTEELDSVDGLDIAGFMEPADEVGGDYYDVLQANGLVTIGIGDVTGHGLESGMLMLMTQTVVRTLQQIQEDDPVKFLDTLNRTIYSNIQRMGTDKNLTLAVLNYEKGNVRISGQHEETLVVRADGRIEPIDTMDLGLPIGLDADISDFIDSTVVRLYPGDGLVLYTDGIPEAYSPQKEQYGMERFCKVILRCWPQSAEAIKQGIISDVRAFIGEQKVFDDITLLVIKQQ, encoded by the coding sequence ATGAAACAGTTGTTCAGTTCACATTCCAAGAATTTTCATGTGCCGCTGCGCCGGGTACTGATCGTGCCGTTTGTCTTGCAGCTTTGTGCGACGGTTGGCGTGGTAGGGTACCTCTCTTTTCGAACCGGACAGCGGGCTGTGCAAACGCTCACTTCACAGCTGCGTACTGAGGTATCAGCGCGAATTCAAAGCGAGTTAGAAGGCTATTTTGAGATTCCCCATGAGATTAATCGGCTAAACGCAGCGGCATTGTTAGAAGGGACTCTAGATATTGCCAACGGTAGCACTGGAGAATCTCAGATGTATCAGCAGATGCGGATATCGCCGAATATTGCCTTTGTCTATTGTGGCAATCGAGAGGGTGACTTTTTTGGGGTATTGCGATCGCCCGATGACGGATCTTTGCAGCTATCGTATAGCAACCTTTCTACACTGAGGCGCCGGCAGTATTACGCTATGAATGTACTAGGCAAGCGTACGAGCTTCTTGCGCGAAATAGATGCCTACTTCAACGCTAGGCGGCGCCCCTGGTATCAGGACGCGCTTAGAGCTGAGCGGCCAACTTGGACTGATGTCTATCTGGCTTTTACCACTGGCCTACCCAATATCACAGCGAGTACGCCTGTCTACAACCGACAAGGGCGCTCTTTAATTGGGGTGTGTGCGACAGATGTGGTCTTGCCAGAAGAGTTTCGTAGCTTTCTACAAACCTTAGAAATTGGTAAGTCGGGTCAGGCATTTGTCGTCGATAGGCAAGGCCGTCTAGTTTCTAGCTCGGTAGAAGAATCGGCAACGGTCACCAAGGTTACTGGCGACGCCGATCTGTTGAGCGCGGCAGATAGCAGCAACGCGCTAGTACGCGGCACCACTGAGTACATTGCAGAGCGGTTTGGCGGATTTGGAGAGATCAGGCGATCGCAGCAGCTCACTTTCAGACTGAACGGACAGCGTCAGTTTGTTCAGGTGCTCCCTTTTAGCGACGATAAAGGGCTAGATTGGCTGATTGTCGTTACCATTCCAGAAGCCGACTTCATGGGCCAGATCTATAGCAACATTCGCAACACTTTTGGTTTAGCGATTCTTGCGTTAGGGATTGCGGTTGGCGTTGGTGTTCTGACCACGCGCTGGCTCACACAGCCGGTTCTACGTCTAACTGAGGCCTCCAGAGAGATTGCCGATGGCAAGCTTAGTCAGCAAGTTGATGAGTCTATTCGCGTCAACGAGTTGCGAACGCTAGCTCATTCATTCAACCGCATGACTAGCCAGCTTAAGACCTCATTCGAGACATTAGAAGATAAAGTCAAAGAGCGAACAGCTGATCTCGCCGGGGCTAATCAACAGATTACTCGGCTAAACGAAAAGCTAAAGAATGAGAATCTACGCATGAGCGCCGAGCTAGATGCGGTTAGACAGATTCAGCAGCTGATTTTGCCTAGGACCGAAGAGCTAGATAGCGTCGATGGACTAGATATCGCAGGCTTTATGGAGCCCGCTGATGAAGTGGGCGGTGACTACTACGATGTCTTGCAAGCTAACGGGTTAGTGACTATTGGCATTGGCGATGTGACCGGTCATGGTCTAGAAAGCGGCATGCTGATGTTGATGACTCAAACAGTAGTGCGCACCTTACAGCAGATCCAAGAAGACGATCCAGTGAAGTTCTTAGATACGCTAAACCGCACTATCTATAGTAATATTCAGCGAATGGGCACTGATAAAAACCTGACGCTGGCTGTGCTCAACTACGAGAAAGGAAATGTGAGAATTAGCGGGCAGCACGAGGAAACGTTGGTAGTCCGCGCGGATGGTAGGATTGAGCCCATCGACACGATGGATTTAGGGCTTCCCATCGGCTTAGATGCTGATATTTCTGACTTCATCGACTCTACTGTTGTTCGGCTCTATCCGGGTGATGGCCTTGTTCTTTATACAGATGGTATCCCAGAAGCCTATAGCCCCCAAAAAGAGCAGTATGGTATGGAGCGCTTTTGCAAAGTGATCTTGCGCTGCTGGCCGCAGAGCGCTGAAGCAATCAAGCAGGGAATTATCAGTGACGTTAGAGCGTTTATTGGTGAGCAAAAAGTTTTTGATGATATCACGCTGCTAGTAATTAAGCAGCAGTAA